The Gracilimonas sp. genome includes a region encoding these proteins:
- a CDS encoding DUF721 domain-containing protein — protein MRFDTPKSLASVLEEFLEKFPQKKKLKQGMILSAFEEVVGKRMASEVEDLHFEGNKLVMRVKHPSWRHEIHGNRFSIAKKLNAKVKGDVIGDIIVRS, from the coding sequence ATGAGATTTGATACGCCAAAATCGTTAGCATCCGTTCTTGAAGAGTTTCTGGAAAAATTTCCTCAGAAAAAGAAACTCAAGCAGGGGATGATTCTTTCAGCTTTTGAAGAAGTGGTCGGCAAACGAATGGCTTCGGAAGTAGAAGACCTTCATTTTGAAGGAAATAAACTGGTAATGAGAGTGAAGCATCCTTCGTGGAGACATGAAATTCATGGAAATCGGTTTAGCATTGCCAAAAAATTAAATGCTAAAGTAAAAGGAGATGTCATTGGCGACATCATCGTGCGTAGTTAG
- a CDS encoding TonB-dependent receptor: MRATILLIIIFSIPAESLLAQSTGTITGTVTDAKTGEPLIGATVILEGTSLGDATNSDGRYIINNIPTMTYNVKASYVGFVSQTKFNVVVRSEGNIDLNFTLQEQVSELDEVTVTPNPFEKEDVTPLSIQKLSQEEIAAYPGGNNDIAKVVQSLPGVSGSVGGFRNDVIIRGGAPNENVYYLDGVPIPNINHFSTQGSAGGPVGLLNVSFFEGVTLTASSFGAEYDNVLSGILQFNQRNGNAREFTGNLRVSSSEAALTMEGPLLKGKDTEASTTYIASVRRSYLQLLFDVIGLPFLPDYWDYQYKVNHKFDRYNTLYITGVGSVDDLAINDLEKFDPEQEAIQNQIPVIRQNSNTVGIGWKRQFRDNSGFMETVISNNTLGNTFYRYTDNINETGLYLKNESRETETHLRYRATKFLGNWTSSAGFLVINADYSNSTEDLINNRQFETDLNLFRYGLFAETSSSAFNNRLSFSFGIRADGNTFSTSGNELYNTLSPRASLSYSLTKNQNWTLNASAGRYYKILPYTTIGFQNNAGSFINKDASYIQSNHAVLGIEYLVNKSARISVEGFFKKYDDYPISTTDSVSLANKGGGFEVLGSEPILSEGKGRTYGIELLFQQKFTGSFYAVTAFTFYKSEFTNLLSDEYDPAVWDNGVLISLLGGYKFGNNWEISGRYRFLGKAPYAPVNQEATLNNYPAVILDYNRLGSVRLDPLSQLDLRIDKKWNFENISLDIFLEVQNVLAQASPSEPRYGLNRDESGEITMPRELVRVDLNEEASVLPSLGLVLNF; the protein is encoded by the coding sequence ATGAGAGCTACCATTCTATTGATCATCATATTCTCAATTCCTGCAGAATCTCTTTTAGCACAATCTACCGGAACAATTACTGGAACTGTGACCGATGCCAAAACAGGTGAACCGCTGATTGGTGCAACTGTTATTCTTGAAGGTACCAGCCTCGGTGATGCTACAAATTCTGATGGTCGCTACATCATCAATAACATCCCTACTATGACCTACAATGTGAAAGCCTCATATGTTGGTTTTGTATCTCAAACCAAGTTTAATGTGGTTGTACGCTCAGAGGGTAATATCGATCTGAACTTTACCCTTCAGGAACAGGTAAGTGAGCTTGATGAAGTAACCGTAACTCCCAACCCTTTCGAAAAAGAGGATGTCACTCCCTTATCTATTCAGAAGTTAAGCCAGGAAGAAATTGCAGCCTACCCAGGCGGTAATAATGACATTGCCAAGGTAGTACAATCATTACCGGGCGTTTCCGGTTCGGTAGGCGGATTCCGTAATGATGTAATCATACGGGGAGGTGCACCCAATGAGAATGTATACTACCTTGACGGGGTACCTATTCCCAATATTAATCACTTCTCCACCCAGGGAAGCGCCGGAGGTCCGGTTGGGTTACTGAATGTCTCTTTTTTCGAAGGAGTAACTTTAACCGCCAGTTCGTTTGGCGCTGAATACGATAATGTGCTTTCGGGTATCCTTCAGTTCAACCAAAGAAATGGAAATGCAAGAGAGTTTACTGGAAACCTCAGGGTGAGTTCAAGCGAGGCTGCTCTGACTATGGAAGGCCCTCTCCTAAAAGGTAAAGATACTGAAGCCAGCACCACTTACATAGCATCCGTCAGGCGCTCTTACCTTCAACTTCTTTTTGATGTAATCGGACTGCCTTTTCTACCCGACTACTGGGATTATCAATATAAAGTGAACCACAAGTTTGACCGCTACAACACGCTCTATATTACCGGAGTTGGTTCTGTTGACGATCTTGCCATCAATGATCTGGAAAAGTTTGATCCTGAGCAGGAGGCTATTCAAAACCAGATTCCTGTAATCCGTCAAAACAGTAATACCGTCGGCATTGGCTGGAAAAGGCAATTCAGGGATAATTCAGGATTTATGGAAACCGTGATAAGCAATAACACCCTTGGTAATACTTTTTATCGGTACACCGACAACATAAACGAAACGGGTTTATATCTTAAAAATGAATCCAGAGAAACCGAAACTCATTTGCGATACAGGGCTACAAAGTTTCTGGGTAACTGGACCAGCTCAGCAGGGTTTCTAGTCATTAATGCTGATTACTCCAATAGCACCGAGGACCTCATCAACAATCGTCAATTTGAAACTGATTTAAACCTTTTCAGATATGGACTATTTGCTGAAACATCATCCTCTGCGTTTAATAACAGGCTTTCATTTTCATTTGGGATAAGAGCCGACGGCAATACCTTTTCAACGTCAGGCAATGAACTCTATAATACCTTAAGTCCCAGAGCGTCCCTGTCTTATTCACTCACCAAAAACCAAAACTGGACTTTGAATGCCTCCGCCGGCCGATATTATAAAATATTGCCATACACTACCATAGGTTTTCAAAATAATGCCGGATCTTTTATAAATAAGGATGCCTCCTATATCCAAAGCAATCATGCCGTATTAGGAATCGAGTATTTGGTGAATAAATCAGCCCGCATTTCGGTAGAAGGATTCTTTAAAAAATACGACGACTATCCAATCTCCACCACCGATAGTGTATCTCTTGCCAACAAAGGCGGTGGTTTTGAAGTACTGGGAAGTGAACCTATTCTCAGTGAAGGTAAAGGAAGAACATATGGAATAGAGCTTCTTTTCCAGCAAAAATTTACCGGAAGTTTTTACGCCGTCACAGCATTCACCTTCTATAAGAGTGAATTCACTAATCTTTTAAGTGATGAGTATGACCCTGCGGTGTGGGATAATGGAGTGCTTATCTCCTTGTTGGGTGGCTATAAGTTCGGCAACAACTGGGAAATTAGCGGACGTTATCGTTTCCTCGGCAAAGCACCTTATGCACCTGTTAATCAGGAAGCTACACTTAATAATTACCCAGCTGTGATCTTGGATTATAACCGTTTGGGTTCAGTTCGCCTGGACCCTTTAAGTCAGCTTGACCTTCGTATCGACAAAAAGTGGAATTTTGAAAATATCAGCCTTGATATATTTCTTGAGGTTCAAAATGTACTTGCTCAAGCAAGTCCTTCTGAGCCGCGCTATGGTTTAAATCGGGATGAAAGCGGTGAGATTACTATGCCCAGAGAACTTGTTAGGGTTGACCTGAATGAGGAAGCCAGCGTACTGCCGTCCCTGGGTTTGGTTTTGAATTTCTAA
- the eno gene encoding phosphopyruvate hydratase, with translation MSFIEDVHARQVIDSRGNPTVEVDVTLDTGTIGRAAVPSGASTGEHEAVELRDGNKDYYLGKSVLKAVENVNTTIAEEFRGLSVFGQVDLDDLLLELDGTPNKANLGANAILGVSMAIAKAAAEELGMPLWRYVGGVNAKVMPLPMMNIINGGSHADNSVDLQEFMIMPAGAESFSNALQIGAEVFHNLKKVLSEKGYSTAVGDEGGFAPNLKSNEEAVEVILKAIEKAGYTPEEDVLIALDPAASEFYNTESGLYEFKWSDGSKKDTDAMVEFWSNWVEKYPIISIEDGLAENDWDAWKKLTDAIGDKVQLVGDDLFVTNTKRLATGIERGIANSILIKVNQIGTITETLDAIEMAHKNGYTAVISHRSGETEDVTIADLAVATNAGQIKTGSMSRTDRIAKYNQLIRIEEQLGDSAIFLGHDAFGL, from the coding sequence ATGAGTTTTATTGAAGACGTTCATGCAAGACAGGTGATCGATTCGCGGGGTAATCCAACCGTTGAAGTGGATGTAACTTTAGATACGGGCACCATTGGTCGTGCGGCGGTTCCTTCAGGTGCATCAACAGGTGAACATGAAGCTGTTGAGCTGAGAGATGGCAACAAAGATTATTATCTCGGAAAAAGTGTTTTGAAAGCTGTTGAGAATGTAAACACAACCATTGCTGAAGAATTTCGCGGACTATCCGTATTTGGTCAGGTAGATCTGGACGATTTATTACTTGAACTAGATGGCACGCCCAACAAAGCTAATCTTGGAGCGAATGCGATCTTAGGCGTTTCTATGGCAATAGCTAAAGCAGCGGCAGAAGAGCTTGGAATGCCCCTTTGGAGATATGTAGGAGGCGTAAATGCCAAAGTAATGCCTTTGCCAATGATGAATATCATAAATGGAGGTTCCCACGCGGATAACAGCGTAGACCTTCAGGAGTTTATGATTATGCCAGCTGGAGCCGAGTCATTTAGTAATGCTCTGCAAATTGGAGCTGAAGTATTTCATAATCTGAAAAAAGTGCTTTCCGAAAAAGGCTACAGTACAGCTGTGGGAGACGAAGGTGGATTTGCACCGAACCTGAAATCAAATGAAGAAGCGGTGGAAGTTATTTTGAAAGCCATCGAAAAAGCAGGCTATACTCCCGAAGAAGATGTTTTGATTGCACTGGATCCGGCTGCTTCTGAGTTCTATAATACAGAGTCAGGTTTGTATGAATTCAAGTGGAGCGATGGTTCCAAAAAAGATACTGATGCAATGGTAGAATTTTGGAGTAATTGGGTAGAGAAGTATCCGATTATATCTATCGAAGATGGACTTGCTGAAAATGACTGGGATGCCTGGAAAAAGCTCACAGATGCTATAGGGGATAAAGTGCAGCTTGTTGGGGATGATTTATTCGTTACCAACACCAAGCGTCTGGCAACCGGAATTGAACGAGGAATTGCAAATTCTATCCTTATCAAGGTAAACCAGATTGGTACGATTACAGAAACGCTGGATGCCATTGAGATGGCTCATAAAAACGGATACACAGCTGTAATTTCTCACCGTTCAGGAGAAACTGAAGATGTGACTATCGCTGATCTCGCGGTTGCGACGAATGCCGGTCAGATTAAGACCGGATCCATGAGCCGTACCGACCGAATTGCAAAATATAATCAGCTGATTCGGATTGAAGAACAACTGGGCGATTCGGCTATTTTCCTGGGTCATGATGCCTTTGGACTCTAA
- a CDS encoding DUF3592 domain-containing protein: MEILFFIIGSFVFGLGVYLIYDHISYVRLAAETKGKITGFKTSTGSKGNTMYNPVVQSYFGDFTSRYGSSSPSYQIGEEVNVLYIAGKTPRLKSNMPYFAGLFLMVFGGVFCLVFFSVFNFSKWNVIYSLGIFFLIAISMRKVLKSKGIDSLDELKEVVKSIDKDNQDTSENVIREPVKIQQVSADQSNVTKIIGPVFTIVGLGIIGLGIYLGVERYHFLQDAIPATGTVIDFHESRSDDGYTYYPIVEYSPSGSFEAITFRHDTGSNPPSYSQGETVEVLHAPDNPNNAIIDKGIFNWAISIFVGLFGILFGSAGVAASVSAFRRRKKLN; encoded by the coding sequence ATGGAAATACTATTCTTTATAATCGGCAGTTTTGTATTTGGCCTTGGGGTTTATCTGATTTACGACCACATCAGTTATGTAAGGCTTGCGGCAGAAACCAAAGGTAAAATAACCGGCTTCAAAACTTCTACTGGCTCTAAAGGGAATACAATGTACAATCCGGTAGTGCAAAGTTACTTTGGTGATTTCACCTCCAGATATGGAAGCAGCAGTCCTTCTTACCAGATAGGGGAAGAGGTAAATGTTTTGTACATAGCAGGCAAAACTCCCCGCTTGAAATCGAATATGCCGTATTTTGCCGGGCTTTTCTTAATGGTGTTTGGTGGTGTTTTCTGCCTCGTCTTCTTTTCGGTATTCAACTTCTCCAAATGGAATGTTATATACTCTTTGGGCATCTTTTTTCTCATTGCTATTTCTATGCGCAAAGTGTTGAAGTCTAAAGGAATTGATTCTCTGGATGAATTGAAGGAAGTTGTAAAAAGTATTGACAAAGACAATCAGGATACCTCTGAAAATGTAATCAGAGAACCGGTTAAAATACAGCAGGTTTCTGCTGATCAATCTAATGTGACAAAGATTATAGGGCCGGTATTCACTATAGTTGGACTGGGTATAATCGGTTTGGGAATATATCTGGGAGTAGAGCGCTATCATTTTTTGCAGGATGCCATTCCAGCTACTGGTACCGTCATTGATTTTCATGAAAGCAGAAGCGACGATGGTTATACGTATTACCCCATTGTAGAATATTCCCCGAGTGGTTCATTTGAAGCTATTACTTTTCGGCATGATACCGGGAGTAACCCGCCTTCTTACAGCCAAGGTGAGACTGTTGAGGTGCTCCATGCTCCTGATAATCCAAATAACGCCATTATTGATAAGGGTATTTTTAACTGGGCGATTTCAATTTTTGTGGGTCTTTTTGGAATTTTATTTGGATCTGCCGGGGTGGCGGCATCGGTTTCAGCTTTCCGCAGAAGAAAGAAATTAAATTAA
- a CDS encoding CdaR family protein, giving the protein MADITDNEFINRLKAFLKPGTKPGTEETEMRFIRREKVIVFVGAYIMAISLWFIVNLSGSFNITINIPVEPGNVPENMALTEDLPEFVQVSVSGDGWQLLNLYNDPPTVVINIEESEINLFDQVRQRLSYLQEIDVAKVQPLLLSVNMEPKISKKVPVKINTDLNFQSRFGLVGSPTYSPDSITVTGAESRIVDIIEWEVQDTLRLGDIRDDISATLPLEDANGIVELSENEITFNADVSEFTEGETTVYIRTRGLPRGQNVNYNPSSVTIRFDVPIEQYAEVEKIRPYEVYVPYSKILEDSTGFVTPDIEQTAEQFELRLRSFQPKAVAYFTVLN; this is encoded by the coding sequence ATGGCTGACATCACGGATAATGAATTTATAAATAGGCTTAAGGCTTTTCTGAAGCCCGGCACAAAGCCCGGTACAGAAGAAACGGAAATGCGTTTCATCAGGCGGGAAAAGGTGATTGTTTTTGTAGGGGCATATATAATGGCCATTTCACTGTGGTTTATTGTGAATTTGAGTGGAAGCTTTAACATCACAATAAATATTCCTGTTGAACCAGGAAATGTACCCGAGAATATGGCTTTGACGGAAGACCTTCCTGAGTTTGTGCAGGTAAGCGTTTCGGGAGATGGCTGGCAATTGCTAAATCTTTATAACGATCCGCCAACAGTGGTTATTAATATTGAAGAGAGTGAGATTAATCTGTTTGATCAGGTTCGCCAGCGACTCAGTTATTTACAGGAAATTGATGTTGCCAAGGTTCAGCCTTTGCTGCTATCGGTAAACATGGAACCTAAAATATCTAAGAAAGTGCCGGTTAAGATTAACACTGATCTTAATTTTCAAAGCCGGTTTGGACTGGTTGGCAGCCCTACGTACAGTCCCGACAGCATAACGGTTACAGGGGCAGAGTCTCGCATTGTTGATATTATTGAGTGGGAAGTTCAGGATACATTGAGGCTGGGAGACATTCGTGATGATATTTCAGCAACACTACCCCTGGAAGACGCGAATGGTATTGTTGAGCTTTCTGAAAATGAGATTACCTTTAATGCAGATGTGTCTGAATTTACCGAAGGGGAGACTACGGTTTATATTCGTACAAGAGGCTTGCCTCGTGGACAAAATGTGAACTACAACCCCTCTTCAGTAACCATTAGGTTTGATGTACCTATAGAGCAGTATGCTGAAGTAGAAAAAATAAGGCCTTATGAAGTGTATGTGCCTTATTCTAAAATTCTGGAAGACTCAACCGGTTTCGTTACCCCGGATATTGAGCAGACTGCCGAGCAGTTTGAGCTCAGGCTCCGAAGTTTTCAGCCTAAAGCCGTGGCTTACTTTACAGTGTTGAACTAA
- the rsgA gene encoding ribosome small subunit-dependent GTPase A, which yields MTFEELGYNKAVNALINFNEPDYELGRVIIEHRDRYSVQTPNNTFQAEITGGLRYTAESKSDLPAVGDWVKLSVFDDKSAVIHEIFPRFSILERQAVGKFGEKQIIATNVDVAFIMQAVGHDFNLNRLERYLTVCTASSIKPIIVLSKIDLIGREEINQLTKSIKARIKDILVYPISNQTLSGYEKLKKTIISGNTYCILGSSGVGKSSLTNNLLQKQKMDVNSVSESTSKGKHTTSHRELIVLPEGGVLVDTPGMRELGITGGSEGIEHTFGKISILAKNCSFNDCKHMEEPGCAVLEALESGELDQASYENYHKLKREQAHFSSTIAERRAKDKKQGKLYKRIQEEKRKRR from the coding sequence ATGACATTTGAAGAACTTGGATATAATAAAGCTGTAAACGCTTTAATCAACTTCAATGAGCCTGATTATGAGCTTGGCCGGGTGATTATTGAACACAGAGACCGATACAGTGTTCAAACCCCAAACAATACATTTCAAGCCGAAATTACGGGCGGCTTGCGTTATACGGCCGAATCAAAGTCTGATCTGCCTGCCGTTGGTGACTGGGTTAAACTTTCCGTATTTGATGACAAATCCGCAGTTATTCATGAAATATTTCCCCGTTTCTCAATTCTTGAGCGCCAGGCGGTGGGAAAGTTTGGCGAAAAACAGATTATCGCCACAAACGTAGATGTTGCTTTTATCATGCAGGCTGTTGGTCATGATTTTAACCTAAACCGGCTGGAAAGATATTTAACTGTTTGTACTGCTTCGTCCATCAAGCCCATCATTGTTTTAAGTAAAATTGATCTGATTGGCCGTGAAGAAATAAATCAACTTACCAAGTCTATAAAAGCAAGGATTAAAGACATCCTTGTTTATCCTATTAGTAATCAAACATTATCCGGGTACGAAAAACTAAAAAAGACCATTATTTCAGGGAACACCTATTGTATTCTTGGATCATCAGGTGTTGGGAAATCATCTTTGACCAACAATCTTCTTCAAAAACAAAAAATGGATGTAAATTCCGTTAGTGAAAGTACGAGTAAAGGAAAGCATACCACCAGCCACCGTGAATTGATTGTGCTTCCTGAGGGTGGTGTTCTTGTAGACACTCCAGGTATGCGCGAGCTTGGTATAACCGGAGGTTCAGAAGGGATTGAACATACTTTTGGTAAGATTTCAATTCTTGCAAAAAACTGCAGTTTTAATGACTGCAAGCATATGGAGGAACCGGGTTGTGCGGTGTTAGAAGCTCTGGAATCGGGTGAACTTGATCAGGCATCTTATGAAAACTATCATAAACTAAAACGTGAACAAGCCCATTTCTCAAGCACTATTGCTGAGCGCCGCGCAAAAGATAAAAAGCAGGGAAAACTGTACAAACGAATTCAGGAAGAAAAAAGAAAAAGAAGGTAA
- a CDS encoding DNA replication/repair protein RecF yields the protein MRNTHTELLNFRNHLETKIDWAPHLNVIIGPNGSGKTSLIDAIHYLCMSRSFVSNTDMYVVNQDESYFMIKGHFEGQIRSEFDVSCSYSRGDGKKIFVNDSPLERLSDLIGMVPVVTLTPDDKKLTLEGPTERRSFIDAFISQISPAYLRDLIEYRRVRRQRNSLLQEYRGPVSVLEAYLEPWNVQLVEAGARIVAKRHEVLENLKAYLEKDYAMISGMDLTTNLEYQTFCTPSADVEAIEKEYYDQLESAQPKEIEREITTIGPHRDEIVFYLDDFELRRFGSQGQHRLFALSLKLAQLHYYSDELDDLPILMLDDAFGDLDPKKTEILLDALQQHKGQIFITSANPVPFQDYVTFDGTNNRLYKVEAGKISEVVK from the coding sequence ATGCGAAATACCCACACAGAACTACTTAATTTTCGGAATCATCTGGAAACCAAGATTGATTGGGCACCTCATCTGAATGTCATTATCGGCCCGAATGGATCTGGCAAAACCAGCCTGATTGACGCGATTCATTATCTTTGCATGTCACGAAGTTTCGTTTCCAATACCGATATGTATGTAGTGAATCAGGATGAAAGCTATTTCATGATTAAAGGTCATTTTGAAGGCCAGATACGGTCTGAATTTGATGTGTCTTGTTCTTACTCGCGCGGAGATGGGAAAAAAATCTTTGTGAACGATTCGCCACTCGAACGCCTATCTGATTTAATTGGCATGGTTCCGGTTGTAACATTAACTCCTGATGACAAAAAGCTAACGTTGGAAGGTCCGACCGAACGGCGTAGTTTTATCGATGCATTTATAAGCCAGATTTCTCCAGCATACCTTCGCGATTTAATTGAATATCGCAGAGTGCGGAGACAGCGGAATTCTTTGCTTCAGGAATATCGTGGACCCGTTTCAGTACTGGAAGCATACCTTGAACCCTGGAACGTCCAGCTTGTTGAGGCCGGAGCGAGGATTGTAGCCAAACGACATGAAGTGCTTGAGAACCTGAAAGCATATCTTGAAAAAGATTATGCAATGATTTCAGGTATGGACTTAACTACCAATCTGGAGTATCAAACATTTTGTACTCCTTCAGCTGATGTGGAAGCTATTGAGAAGGAATATTATGATCAGTTGGAGTCGGCTCAACCCAAGGAAATAGAACGCGAGATTACGACCATTGGTCCACACAGAGATGAGATTGTTTTTTACCTGGATGATTTTGAGCTTCGCCGGTTTGGATCACAGGGACAGCATCGGCTTTTTGCGCTGTCACTGAAGCTGGCTCAACTTCATTATTACTCTGATGAGCTTGATGATTTACCCATATTGATGCTCGATGATGCGTTTGGGGATTTAGATCCGAAGAAAACAGAAATTTTATTAGACGCGCTTCAACAACATAAAGGTCAAATATTTATAACTTCTGCTAATCCGGTTCCTTTCCAGGATTATGTTACCTTTGATGGAACAAACAACCGGTTGTATAAAGTAGAAGCTGGTAAGATAAGTGAGGTTGTTAAATAA
- the prmC gene encoding peptide chain release factor N(5)-glutamine methyltransferase yields the protein MPKAPSVWTVLSMLEWATDFFEDKHVKSPRMSIEWLLADVLDVKRLDLYLIYDRPLSSEELDILRPLVKRRAAHEPLQYITGHTDFHNVKIIVEPGVLIPRQETEEMVAWILELYPEDSELSVLDIGTGSGCIPVALKKSQPNWKVFATDISENALSIAKKNAARNKVDIHFAKDDLFKPAAFQDQKFDLIISNPPYILHNEKSSLDKEVKNYEPTEALFCESTQKMYGALEKLSSSLLHSEGTVFLELHEKYAEEVLNLFAERSWTAELRKDYGQKPRFLKARKA from the coding sequence ATGCCCAAAGCACCTTCCGTCTGGACGGTTCTTAGCATGTTGGAGTGGGCTACTGACTTTTTCGAAGACAAACACGTCAAGTCGCCACGAATGAGCATTGAGTGGCTGCTTGCCGATGTGCTTGATGTCAAAAGACTTGATTTATACCTGATTTATGATCGCCCTCTTTCTTCTGAGGAATTGGATATTTTGCGTCCACTTGTTAAACGACGAGCCGCCCATGAACCCCTTCAGTATATTACCGGGCATACCGACTTTCATAATGTCAAAATAATTGTTGAACCAGGCGTCCTTATACCAAGACAAGAAACCGAAGAGATGGTTGCCTGGATTTTGGAGCTTTATCCGGAAGATAGTGAACTCTCCGTTTTGGATATCGGAACAGGTTCCGGCTGCATCCCTGTAGCTTTAAAAAAATCACAGCCAAACTGGAAAGTTTTTGCGACTGATATCTCAGAAAATGCTTTATCAATAGCCAAAAAAAATGCAGCCCGGAATAAGGTCGATATCCATTTTGCAAAAGATGATCTTTTCAAACCAGCCGCTTTTCAGGATCAAAAGTTTGACCTGATTATATCCAATCCGCCATACATTTTACACAACGAGAAATCTTCCCTCGATAAAGAGGTTAAAAATTATGAACCAACAGAAGCATTATTCTGTGAATCTACTCAAAAAATGTACGGTGCACTTGAAAAGCTAAGCTCAAGTTTATTGCATTCAGAGGGAACCGTTTTTTTAGAGCTTCATGAGAAATATGCGGAAGAAGTTTTAAATTTGTTCGCTGAACGGAGCTGGACCGCAGAACTGAGAAAAGATTACGGTCAAAAACCCCGGTTTTTAAAAGCAAGAAAAGCTTGA
- a CDS encoding SDR family oxidoreductase — protein sequence MDLEISNQRFLICGASSGFGRAVAEQLLNEEANIIAVARGKEKLQELEGEFPSQVQTVIGDLTDEKTRDEIESILTDQQLHGALINAGGPPALSAMETSLEQWDDAYQTVLRWKVDLTKRLVPHFKRYEYGRILFVESQSIKQPIPSLVLSNSFRAAVAGFAKTLSLEIAQEGITVNLLAPGSHETPAIDRVIQKRAEESGKSFDEVKADMEKSIPVGRMGTGEEFATLATWLLSPHSGYVTGQTISHDGGNIKGLFG from the coding sequence ATGGATTTAGAAATTAGTAATCAACGATTTCTTATTTGCGGAGCATCCAGTGGTTTCGGGCGGGCCGTAGCAGAACAATTATTAAATGAAGAGGCAAATATCATAGCCGTTGCCCGAGGGAAAGAAAAGCTTCAGGAATTGGAGGGCGAATTTCCAAGTCAGGTACAAACTGTTATCGGAGATCTTACCGATGAAAAAACACGGGATGAGATCGAATCGATTTTAACCGATCAACAACTTCATGGGGCATTAATTAATGCCGGAGGACCACCAGCCTTGTCAGCCATGGAAACTTCTCTTGAGCAATGGGATGATGCTTATCAAACTGTTCTTCGCTGGAAAGTAGACCTTACCAAGCGGTTGGTTCCACATTTTAAAAGATATGAGTATGGACGGATTTTGTTCGTTGAAAGCCAGTCTATCAAGCAACCTATTCCATCACTTGTTCTGAGCAATTCCTTTCGTGCTGCTGTAGCCGGTTTTGCCAAAACACTTTCCCTTGAAATTGCACAAGAAGGCATCACTGTAAATCTTCTTGCACCCGGATCGCATGAAACTCCGGCTATCGATCGGGTAATTCAAAAAAGAGCGGAAGAGTCAGGAAAATCATTTGATGAAGTAAAAGCGGACATGGAGAAAAGTATACCCGTAGGCAGAATGGGAACCGGAGAAGAATTTGCGACACTGGCAACCTGGCTTTTGTCACCTCATTCCGGATATGTAACCGGACAAACTATTAGTCATGATGGTGGGAACATTAAAGGCTTGTTTGGTTGA
- a CDS encoding HAD hydrolase-like protein → MSQHPWIILFDIDGTLLTVDSKFNRSHLRKILDELNIDYPDMESDSFSGRTDHDIFTSFLVNHDFDESLYQEYKSLYLDYLQNVLLTQKKRVTRLPHIDEALEYFFEGDFICGLLTGNYPQAAHIKLKAADVDREFSFGAFGEFEKDRNKLPQLAIDEVQKIYDFNPDPSRFIILGDTPRDVECAKNSGMKCVAVTTGKYDREELSEHAPDLIIENLANPEKWFTEVIRS, encoded by the coding sequence TTGTCTCAACATCCCTGGATTATTCTTTTTGATATAGATGGTACCCTTCTCACAGTTGACAGTAAATTTAATCGCAGCCATCTGCGCAAAATTCTTGATGAACTAAATATCGACTACCCTGACATGGAAAGTGATTCATTTTCGGGAAGAACGGATCACGATATTTTCACTTCATTTTTAGTGAATCATGACTTCGATGAAAGCCTGTATCAGGAATACAAATCACTCTATCTCGATTATTTGCAAAATGTACTTCTCACACAGAAGAAAAGGGTGACAAGGCTCCCTCATATCGATGAAGCTCTTGAGTATTTTTTTGAAGGTGATTTCATTTGTGGTCTTTTGACTGGCAATTATCCTCAGGCTGCTCATATTAAACTAAAGGCAGCTGACGTAGACCGGGAATTCTCTTTTGGCGCGTTTGGTGAATTCGAAAAAGACCGAAATAAATTACCTCAACTGGCCATTGATGAAGTTCAAAAGATTTATGATTTCAATCCTGATCCATCCCGTTTTATTATTTTAGGTGATACCCCACGAGATGTTGAGTGTGCCAAGAATTCCGGCATGAAATGTGTAGCCGTTACAACCGGAAAATATGACCGGGAAGAACTATCAGAACATGCACCAGACCTGATCATAGAGAATTTGGCAAATCCCGAAAAATGGTTTACTGAGGTTATCAGAAGTTAG